The Klebsiella africana sequence TGGAAATCCCAGACGTTGGAGCAGGAGGAGATCTCACGATACGTGTTTTGCGCCGGAACCCATACTTCGAGGTCATAGGTTTTGCAGGCGCTGAAACCCATATCGCCAGTGCACAGCGCGACCTTACGGTACGGCAGGCCCAGCAGCTGCAGCACTTTCTCAGCATGACCGGTCATCTCTTCCAGCGCGGCCATAGAATCTTCCGGACGGACGATCTGCACCATTTCAACTTTGTCGAACTGGTGCATACGGATCAGACCGCGGGTGTCGCGGCCATAGGAACCGGCTTCAGAGCGGAAGCACGGCGTGTGGGCGGTCATTTTGATCGGCAGGTCGTCTTCGTCAATAATTTCATCACGCACCAGGTTGGTCAGCGGCACTTCCGCCGTCGGGATCAGCGCGTAGTTACTGCTGTCAGCTTCTTCTTCCAGCGGACGAGTATGGAACAGGTCGCCGGCGAATTTCGGCAGCTGGCCGGTGCCATACAGGGTGTCCTGGTTTACCAGGTACGGGACATAGTTTTCGCTGTAGCCATGCTGTTCGGTGTGCAGATCCAGCATGAACTGCGCCAGGGCGCGGTGCAGACGGGCCAGCTGGCCTTTCATCACCACAAAACGCGAGCCGGTCAGCTTAACGGCGGCGGCAAAATCCAGTCCCCCGTGCATTTCACCCAGCGTCACATGATCGCGCACGTCAAAATCGAACTGGCGCGGCGTGCCCCAGCGGCTGACTTCAACGTTGTCGTTTTCGTCACGGCCAACCGGCACATCGTCATGAGGAATATTCGGGATCGCCAGCGCGATATCGCGAATTTCCGCCAGCAGCGTTTCCAGCTCGGACTTTGCAGCATCCAGCTGTTCGCCGAGTTTGTTCACTTCCAGGCGTAATGGCTCGATGTCTTCCCCGCGCGCTTTCGCCTGGCCAATGGATTTCGATCGGGAGTTGCGCTCCGCCTGCAGGTTTTCCGTTTGCACCTGCAGAACTTTACGACGCTCTTCAAGCGCGCGAAGTTTATCTACATCCAGCTTAAAGCCCCGGCGTGCCAGTTTTTCTGCGACTGCGTCTGGCTCGGTACGCAGCAGATTGGGATCGAGCATGCTTATCCTGTGCTTATCGAATTAAAAAAAGAAAAGTGGCCGCAGACTACGACCACGGAAATAGTGTAATAACCTTACCGCAACGCCTCAATTAGCGGTAGCGTTTTATCGGGCTATTTTGATCCTGTTCAGCGAGCCAGGCGAGCTTTTCGCCAATTTTGCCCTCAAGCCCCCGGTTTGTCGGGTGATAATAGCGCGTTTGCGCCATTTCCTGCGGGAAGTACTGCTCGCCGGCGGCGTAGGCGTTGGGTTCGTCATGAGCGTAACGATACTCCTGTCCGTAACCCATCTCTTTCATCAGCTTCGTCGGCGCATTGCGCAGGTGCACCGGAACGTCATAGTCAGGACGCTCCCGCGCGTCGGCCAGCGCCGCTTTAAAGGCGGTATAGACGGCGTTGCTTTTCGGCGCGCAGGCCAGATAGACAATGGCCTGGGCAATCGCCCGTTCGCCTTCCGCCGGCCCGACGCGGGTAAAGCAGTCCCACGCCGAAATGGCGACCTGCATCGCCCGTGGGTCGGCGTTGCCGACATCTTCCGAGGCAATCGCCAGGCAGCGGCGGGCAACGTACAGCGGATCGCCCCCGGCAGTGATGATCCGCGCGTACCAGTAGAGCGCCGCATCCGGCGCGCTGCCGCGCACCGACTTATGCAGGGCGGAAATCAAATCGTAAAACCGGTCGCCTTTATTATCAAAGCGCGCGCTGCGCTCGCCAGCAATCTCGGTCAGCAGTTCCGCCTTCAGCACCCGCTTGCCCGAGTCATCGCTCTCGGCCATATCGGCCATCATTTCCAGGGTATTCAGCGCCCGTCTCGCGTCGCCGTTTACCAGCTCAGCAATGGCCTTGCGGGTTTCATCCGGCAGAACGATATCCTGGCCGCCATAGCCGCGAGTTTTATCGTTCATCGCCTGGTCAAGCACCCGCTCGATATCGTCGGTGGTCAGCGATTTCAGTAAGTAGACGCGGGCGCGGGAGAGCAGCGCCGAGTTAAGCTCAAAGGACGGGTTTTCGGTGGTCGCACCGATAAAAGTGATGGTGCCGTCTTCAATATGCGGTAGAAAGGCATCCTGCTGGCTTTTATTGAAGCGATGCACTTCGTCTACAAACAGAATGGTCCGCCGGCCGGCATTGCGATTCTGCCGCGCGCGCTCGATAGCCTCGCGAATCTCTTTCACCCCGGAGGTTACCGCCGAGATCCGTTCGACATCGGCACTGGCGTAGCGGGCAATCACTTCCGCGAGGGTAGTCTTGCCGGTGCCCGGCGGCCCCCATAGAATCATGGAATGCAGGTGCCCGGCCTCAATGGCCCGCGGCAGGGGTTTACCCGGCGCCAGCAGGTGCTGCTGGCCAATATACTGCGCTAAATTTTCTGGCCGCATGCGAGCGGCCAGGGGTTGAAACGCGTTGTCGGAAAAATCGAGCGACAGATTGCTCACTTTCGCCTCTACTTACGTTGATCGTCCACCGTCACCCCTTTCGGCGGCGTAAAGGTGAACTTAGCTGCGTCGACGGCGCCGTTCTGCTGCGACTTCAGCTGATAACTGCTACGCTGGTCATCCTGCTCGACGGCGCTGAACTGATGGATGGTGCCGTCCCGACCGACGTTGATCGTGAACTGCTTCAGGTTACCGCTGCCGCTTTTCGGCGTCAGCACAAAATCATCGCCGTTTTGTTTGATATTGTACTGCTGCCAGTCGCTGGACTGGTTGCGGGCAATCAGCATAAACGGCGTGTTGCTGGTAGCATCTTTCAGCCAGGTCGCCGTAGCCTGCTCAACGAACGGGTTGTAGAACCACAGCGTTTTGCCGTCCGAGACAAGAACGCTTTCATCTGGCTGGGTCATATGCCAGTTAAACAGGTTCGGACGTTTTACCCACAGGTCGCCCTGACCGTCCTGCACGGCGTTACCGCTGCCGTCGGTCACTTTCTGCGTGAAGCTGGCATGGAAGCTGCTTACTTTATCAAGACGGCTTTTTAAGTCACTGGCCGCATCTGCCCAGACCTGGCTGACGACCATACCAGACAGTAATGCACAGGTGATTGCGAGTTTTTTCATTGTTCTTCCTTAATGTGCGTCACTCCCGACGCGGGAGCCTCTTCTGTCCCTAATGTAGGACCGCCGACGGCGGCGGAACAGAAGAATTGGCTGATTTTGCGCTTATTTACCCAACTTTGCACTTATTCAAAGGGGGGCGGCGCCAGCACTTCGCGGTTACCGTTGTGGCCCTGTTCGCTGACGATCCCCTGCGCTTCCATCTGTTCGATAATGCGCGCGGCACGGTTATAGCCGATGCGGAACTGACGCTGCACGCCGGAAATCGACGCTTTGCGCTTCTCGGTCACAAAACTGACCGCCTGATCGAACAGCGGATCCAGCTCTTCACCGCCGTCGAAGCCACCGCCGCCGCCTTCGCTTTCGCTGTCGGAGGTAATGCCATCGACGTACTGCGGACGGCCGCGGGCTTTCCAGTCCTGAACCACAGCGTGGACTTCCTGGTCGCGCACAAACGCCCCGTGGACGCGCACCGGCGTGGTGGAGTTCGGTCCGGAGTAAAGCATATCCCCCATACCCAACAGCGATTCCGCGCCGCCCTGATCGAGAATGGTACGCGAGTCAATTTTACTTGATACGGTAAAGGCGATACGCGTCGGGATGTTGGCCTTAATCAGACCGGTAATGACATCTACCGATGGACGCTGCGTCGCCAGCACCAGATGGATCCCCGCGGCACGCGCTTTTTGCGCCAGGCGGGCAATCAGCTCTTCCACCTTCTTACCGACAGTCATCATCAGGTCGGCGAATTCGTCCACCAGCACCACAATGTACGGCAGCTTTTCCAGTACCGGGTGCACGGCGTCCATACTGTCGCCAGGC is a genomic window containing:
- the rarA gene encoding replication-associated recombination protein RarA, with the translated sequence MSNLSLDFSDNAFQPLAARMRPENLAQYIGQQHLLAPGKPLPRAIEAGHLHSMILWGPPGTGKTTLAEVIARYASADVERISAVTSGVKEIREAIERARQNRNAGRRTILFVDEVHRFNKSQQDAFLPHIEDGTITFIGATTENPSFELNSALLSRARVYLLKSLTTDDIERVLDQAMNDKTRGYGGQDIVLPDETRKAIAELVNGDARRALNTLEMMADMAESDDSGKRVLKAELLTEIAGERSARFDNKGDRFYDLISALHKSVRGSAPDAALYWYARIITAGGDPLYVARRCLAIASEDVGNADPRAMQVAISAWDCFTRVGPAEGERAIAQAIVYLACAPKSNAVYTAFKAALADARERPDYDVPVHLRNAPTKLMKEMGYGQEYRYAHDEPNAYAAGEQYFPQEMAQTRYYHPTNRGLEGKIGEKLAWLAEQDQNSPIKRYR
- the serS gene encoding serine--tRNA ligase; amino-acid sequence: MLDPNLLRTEPDAVAEKLARRGFKLDVDKLRALEERRKVLQVQTENLQAERNSRSKSIGQAKARGEDIEPLRLEVNKLGEQLDAAKSELETLLAEIRDIALAIPNIPHDDVPVGRDENDNVEVSRWGTPRQFDFDVRDHVTLGEMHGGLDFAAAVKLTGSRFVVMKGQLARLHRALAQFMLDLHTEQHGYSENYVPYLVNQDTLYGTGQLPKFAGDLFHTRPLEEEADSSNYALIPTAEVPLTNLVRDEIIDEDDLPIKMTAHTPCFRSEAGSYGRDTRGLIRMHQFDKVEMVQIVRPEDSMAALEEMTGHAEKVLQLLGLPYRKVALCTGDMGFSACKTYDLEVWVPAQNTYREISSCSNVWDFQARRMQARCRSKSDKKTRLVHTLNGSGLAVGRTLVALMENYQQADGRIEIPEVLRPYMRGLEYIG
- the lolA gene encoding outer membrane lipoprotein chaperone LolA; the protein is MKKLAITCALLSGMVVSQVWADAASDLKSRLDKVSSFHASFTQKVTDGSGNAVQDGQGDLWVKRPNLFNWHMTQPDESVLVSDGKTLWFYNPFVEQATATWLKDATSNTPFMLIARNQSSDWQQYNIKQNGDDFVLTPKSGSGNLKQFTINVGRDGTIHQFSAVEQDDQRSSYQLKSQQNGAVDAAKFTFTPPKGVTVDDQRK